CTGTGTACGGGAGAGCCGGAAATTTGCTCACACATAGTAAAATTGGTGCAAACAGCCAGTTATTGTTATGGGCCCAGAGCCAGAGTACGGCTACCGTGTGCTGACTTGATACAAACTCAAAAACTGGCCCTCTTCTAGTGACAACAGGGTTAATCATCCTTTTAATCTTTGTAAAATTGAGCCTTTAATTTGCTGAGCCCATGATTACTATAGCCATCCACTGAGTGGGAAATTATGGgaagtgtttattttgaaagcttCTTAAACAAGCTGGTTATCTTAACCTAAGATAGCCTTACAATAGTTAAGGCTCAGTTAAAGATTAACAGTAACTTGatacactttgtgttttttgtacagattaaaaaaatgagatattaattagtgagttttagaggtgctgataTGTGGATTTTGTTACTGTCAGACAGAGCCGGGTTAGCtgttttatgctaagctaagacaACAGGCAGTTGGCAGAAACCTTGTATTTgccatacagacatgagagtcaAATAGATCTAACTCTTGGGAAGAACGCTACTAAACGTTTCCCAATATATCAAATTATTCCTTGAAGTTTCAGTCCATTGGAACTAATTCACCAAATCCACTTTGATCAACATCCTTGTATGTTAACATATAGCACATGGTTGCCTTCCCTTCCCTTATCTTGGTTCAGTTATAAAACATCTTTTGTGTCACTTAATGCTTTCAGCCAAGACTCACATTTGCATCAGGCAGAAGAAACTAAACAATGACCTCTGGATACTAAGCTAAACAGTAACCAAGATGATCAGTATAAAAGCTTTATTTACTTAGGTGGGCCTTATCAGAATGTTAATTAATCTTTTGCcttattttttaatatcttaACGCTGGACACTGAATTGCTGTCGCCTTCTTGATGAGGTTGGTGGGATGTGTAAACTCCAGGGAGTGGTAATAACCCTAAACCTAAGACTTACCCAAATGTGCATTATAAATGTTTGTTATAAAGATTTACACCAGTTTACAAATGGTTATTGaacaaatttcataaaaaaaaggtaAGTAGAGTTTATGTGTATGGTTAAACATACGTTGCACTAACCTTATTAGGCTCTTTATTTACCTGTATGTATCTTTTATCAAATCTGTCTCTGTTTCGTTCTCTCAGAGTGCCCGGGAGTCATCAGAGATCCAGGATGAGCTGAGCGAGAAGGTGGACAGGCTGAAGGCTGAACTCGTGGTCTTCAAGAGCCTGATGAGTGATGTAAGTATTTGTTCAGCACTAGGGCGATGCTATCATCACTTCTGACAAAGCTTTTACATCATACAAAAAGTGCTTGGTTGACTCCCATACTTAAACCAATTGCGTTAAGCTTTCCAGCAGCAGTGCTCACAGCATGTACAACTGTTATCCCACACATTACTAAGAATCACTCTGATCGAGGTTGTCACTCACACTGGTCTGAAGAATAATACTTAATACAcacccttccttccttctttatttggattgaggaaaaaaaatataatgccAGACAAGCATTCATTGAAAATAGCTCAAATGGCAGCTGTAGATCAAGCGCACTTCCTGTTCTGTACAGCCCTGTATTGTTCCCTGGCAGGTCTGCTCTAGTGTGATATACAGTTGTAATATACTGCAGTGGGGCCAGTCACAGCTTGTGCTTGCTCAGGGATAAATATAGTTgggtgatgtttttgtttttgggaaGCTTTATTGTTTATCCTGCTTATCTTTTCTTTGGCATCTGCACATTGTAGAtctttcatgttattttctgtgCTTTACTTCATCCCCATTGTGCGAATCCAGAGACGGGTAAGTGGTGGTAGTGGATGTGTTAGGATGTGTAGATTGTTCAATGTCTAGTCGTACTTAGACATCCTGTATTTCGTGGCTATGGATGTGTCTTTTGATGTGGTGACCCTCTTGTTACTGCCCAGAAAAATGAGTGGGCTTTCACTGTGTCAGGAGGAAGCAGTGTACATGAGACATTTGCACAGTGCATATACACACCAAAAAATCTTATGGCAAGACACAACAGGCAAAACTAATGGATGGAAAATGGCCAAAATACACATTTAGGTGTTTATTTTACTACAGTTTGCCTGCATCTGTAGTTTTCAACAACAATACTTACCTTTAAAGACAGTTTTTTTCTCATACACTGAGACAGAAATCTCTAATTCAGTAGCATTTACATACACCAAACTTCCAGTTTTATTCCTGTCTATATTTTGAAGGTTGAACTTTCTACTCCTAAAACATGGCGAAAATGAATTTTCATTGGCCGTTGACAGTATTTTCTGATTTATGGAGTGATAAAAAGAGATATCCAAAATTCCCTTTGTAAAAAAACTTTTACTGTAATATAGTCAACAAAATTTTGAACCTGGCGTTATCCAATGTTTAGATTTCTGAACATTGAATAAGCTTTTATAATCACAAAAATATGATTATAAAAGGTGAATGAAATTGCTGAAATGAATCAAAATCGCATCTTAGAAGCAACATAGAATGGCATAGTTTTCACAGGCTGGGTAGTTCTCCTTGAGCAGAGTAAACTGACCTTAGTGTATAAAATTTGTGGGAAGCTCTCTAAAACAGTAATTAAGTACGATGTAAAACTTAAACATTTAGCTACATACACATCATTAAGAGGACTAAATGTTCAGTGAACAGGCACTGATATGGAGATGAGTTAACCAATACCACTGCAAGATGTAATATGACTGTAAAACAATCAGCTGATGTCCATCAACTTAAACATTTTGCCTGCCTCTATGAAACAATTTTCCCATACTTTAGTTGATACAGTGTGGGAAGGTGCTTAGATTTCATATATCACTCTAAAATCTCTGTACATCTCAATGCAGCAAATGTCTGACCTGGACTCCAAGATTCAAGAGAAAGCCAGGCGGGTGGACATGGACATCTGCAGGCGGATCGACATTACAGCCAAACTGTGCGATGTGGCTCAGCAACGCAACTCCGAGGACATGTCCAAGATGTTCAACGTCAGTCCAGCCAGGTCGCTCCCAGAGAAGGTGGGTATCCATCCATCCTGCTGTTCCGGTGTTTGTCTGAGGAGCTGACAGTGATCGCAGAGAAAAATATGAATTCTTTTGTGAAGGAAACAGTCAGCACTCTGTAGATGAAATCAGAGCTGCCAGTGGCCGACTACGTGTAGTGACTTTGCTTCTTTTTCACCAGCTGATCATCATGTACTGAGTGACCCCTCTAAAGGTGCAAGAATGCATGTCTGCATGCAAATACACTCGCCaacatataaacatatacaTTCAAAATACTTACAGTactgacatgtacacacacacgcacacagaaaagTGAAATGCTGATGTGGTAAAATCACTGCACACAAGGTTATCACATTGCACCGACACTGCTGGCTAAAGCCCAAGTATAAATTTACTGTGTTTCAAGTTGCAGGCTTCTTTTGTGTCACATGTTGTTATATATCTTTGGCTTAAGTGAAACGTCTTACATTTGCATTAGTTATCAGATAAGTTCTGCACAAAAATGTTTCATCTGTAGATTAATGGAAATAAGTATGTAAAATACATCTTAAATCCATCCTATCCACTGTggttgtttcattttaaaaacttaaCCAGAGACAAGGTTTACAGATTACATTATACATCCTatattcattacatttttacatttccaccattttaaatggttaaataaacaaaattttaaaaaatgttccaCATACAGAGTTCACAAAAACACCTTCATGGCATCTGATAAACACAGCAGTCACAACAGTCATGACAAGGATaaggtgaaaaataaattaaagacCAGTTCgcttcttcacatttttttgtgtgttcatgtttctgtgtgtgctttgcAGGGTGCCATGgcctgctgcaggaggaaagAGCGTAAAACCATGTCCGATGAGGAGAATTCAGAAATGGATGCCGAGCCCAGCCCTTCAGAGGAGGAGGTCCCCGGGTCACTCAACATCACGGATGAAATGAAACGCATGCTCAACCAGCTGTAAGCGaaacctcacacacacgcacacatacacacatacacacacacatacacacacacacacacacacacacacacacacacacacacacacacacacacacacacacacacacacacacacacacacacacacacaaccaagtGCTCTCTGCTTTGAATGAAACAGAATATGCTTTGCAGTTGCACCATACCAGCACAGTATGGAGTTTCCTGCAAAGTTGTTGTGATGGAATTGTTCTGTGTTCCTTCATCTCCCTCTAGTGTTTATATAAAGTGTTACATTTAACACACAATGTGCACAGTTTATCAAAACTCAGCAGATATAAACATTGTGGGAAATAATTTGCTCTGTTAAGGCCACAGTGCTTAATATTTCTTCTCACAAACATCTGTTCTGGATTGGCCTATTTGCTAATCACTAAccactaatttttttttaagtttgttgcTGGCTGTATAGTATGCTTTACTGCTTTTGGTTTCTATAAACTCTTTCCATCTTTTCATGCTCTTTATAAGCACATCCTCTTCTTTGCATGTGACCTTTGCTGAATCTGGTGGCTGTTatacttcttcttcctctcctccctctctcctcttctttgcgTCCTCTGTCCTTGTCCTACACAGACATTGTTCAGATAACTCCTTTGTTGCCAGGCGCGAGACATTCGACATCGACGACGACTGTGACAGTCTGACATGGGAGGAAAACGAGGAGACGCTGTTGCTGTGGGAGGACTTCACAAACTACAATGTACCCTGCGCCATCACCGCAACGACCTGCACGTCCACGGGCCCCTGCGACGGTAACGGTGACGTCGCCGATCCAGTGAGTTCTGGCTGCATTTATAGTCCTTTGCACAGTATATGGTTTTCAGGCTCATGCAATTCAGAGTGTAGATCATTGCTATGGATGCTGTGTAAGACAGCTACTCATGCATGATGAATGAGGCCTCTGTCTGTGCTCTCGAAGGACTCCCAGGATGGAAGTCTTGGCAGCCTCATTGATGAAACAGAGTCACTATTTAAGACCAGAGAGCAGGAGTACCAGGAGACCATCGGCCAGATCGAGGTAAACAAGCTGTGCGCGTTTTTGTGTGCAAAATAAGATGTAAAGAAAAACCTTCTTTCACACTCTGTTATATCCATTGTCTTCTTTTAGATGGAGCTGGCCACAGCAAAGAGTGACATGAACCGACATCTGCATGAGTACATGGAGATGTGCAGCATGAAGAGAGGCCTGGACGTGCAGATGGAGACCTGCCGACGGATGATTAAAGGTGGCAGGAACTCTCcttctttcagctctgtggCCAGCAGCGACTCAGGGAACACAGATGAGATCCAGGACGAGATTTCAGACAAGGACGCAGAGGCCGAAGTCTCCGTTAGTTGATGGTTGCATAGCCGGGCTTTGTCCCATCTCCTCCTTGACCACCCCTTTTTATCACAGGGGTTAAATATGTATAGAGCTCCACCTGGCTAGAGGTGGACCAACTTAAATCTGGTCCTGTTTGACCTGGTAAAGTTCTGATGGTCGTGCTCACTGATGCAGTCTCAGAACTGGTGCTTTTATACTATTTCTGTTGTTTAGAAAGTGGTGGGGAGAGAGGCGGGCGTCTTTGcttcacaaagagaaaaagggtGCATATTGAGTCCGAGCTGTGCTTTCTTCCTCACTGCTGCCTCGCTGGATTCTTGTCCAGAGCTTCACATCATTtttggggagagaaaaagacattctCAAATGTTTTAAACTGGCTGAGAAGTATTTTCTACAAATTCTTACCCTATATTAATGTCCTTTTATTCTAAAGGAATTGAAAATAGTACATATTGTGCTTCTTGTTCGGTGAACAACAAATACATTATTCATAGAAAATAAAGTACATccatcttttaaattttaatattcCTTTTAGATTGCAGAAAGTCCGTTCCCCTTGATTGGaatactgttttgtgtttttgtcttatttaaGTCCAGGTGGGCTCATTTGCAATCCAGAGTCTCTTCTGCCAAGAAGACAAAATAAGAGGTGGAGACAAATGGTGTTGGAGTTCTGGTGGTTTCTGAGGGAACTCTGCAGGGTTGCCAAAGTTGACAGAGGAAAGGAGCACAGCCTTTGATGCATCAGTGCACTACTGAAGTTCTATGCAATTTAGCTGGCCTTATTTTCAGACTGGCTTTCACCTTTCATCATTTCTCTTAAAACCAATACGATTAGCCTTTTAAGCAAAGCAGGTGTTTTCTATGTATCATTTTAAGaagtctttttttgtgtgtgagtgtgtttgagtgtgaaaaaaaagtctttagttgggatatttgttttttcatggACATCAACAATAAAAACTTGGAACAGCGCCCCCTGAACGAGGGACTGATATCTTTATCCATGACAATAATATAGATAACTAGCTACTTGCTGCTGAAAGAGAAGTTCTGATTCAGATGTACCTCAGTGGGGAAACATTGTTCTTATCTTGTGCAGTTTAGTTTTTATAAAAGAAATCCAATAAAGTTATCAAAGCCAAAACAGGCTCTGAAACCTATTAAGCAAAACCAAAGGACACATATTGAAaagtttctctttcacacaatCATTCATAAACAATCCTAATTTTTAATTCATTGTATTTTGGAGAAAAGAtttctttgtttatgtgtgGTGTTATTTTCCACCTAAATGACCACAGATTATTTCCTCCTGTCCTGCAGGGGACTCTGTTCCAGACAGGTTGCACATCCTGCTTTGTCCTTTCTGAATCGGGGCTACATGTGTCAGACTGTACATAGAGAGCTGTAGGCATGTGATCGTATACCCCAGAGGCCTTTTTGTTCATATTAGTCTTTTGCAACAGTTTGAGATGTCTCACAATTTCGCTTTTCAGTGCTTCCACTGGATTAGCGTAGAAACTGAGCGACGCATGGGGACAGAAGTGATCTTTTTATCACCTCTTTGTATTATAATGTATGTAGGGTTTGCTGGATCAAAGATAAGTGCTACTTCTATCTTGAAGATTTACAGAAGCAGAATGTCAAAATACAGGCCTTTTGTTATTTCAGCATGTTTCTGTGGAGAAAAGGAGCTATGGgtcttttttttataacattatTTTTTGAACTAAATAGCTGCAATGCAGACTGTGCGCTACGTTTTTAATCAAAACACTGTCTATCCTAATCATTGATTACTTGTATTTGTGGcagaaactgtatttttcactgtttttaatcATTCTGTGTTAACCAAAAAGTGTGTTAATCTCACCATATTCAGCTTTTATTATATTTTCGGGACTATTAAATTTGTTCCAGATGTTTTGGTCATTTATTGACTAACTCAGACCACCCATAATAAAATCTAATTGATTGTATCAGACAAGAATGAGAAGCAGACTTACTCACAGAGAAAAGttcacatgctttttttttttgtttgtttgagttgATGTAAAACCAGCCTGATAAGTAACAAAGAGCCATTCTTTTATTGGTACTGTACTTCACAGTGGTGACATCAAACACATTATTTAGTGATTGTATGGCTATAACACCCAGAAACAGCAGGTCTAACAACACACTACGCTGTCTTTCACATCACTCTGACCATCACACTAACCAGCCAACCAAAGCAAACGTGTACAGTAACATACGACAAAGATGTAAATCAAGCTATGACTCCTACTAACTCTGGAAAATTGTGCTTTCTCAGCCTCAGTATTTGTACAAGCCTACCACAGATGTGTTAGTTGGCAGACTTTTATATGATttggaaaaacatattttttccagAATCATTCATTCTCACAAACTATTGGACATCCAGTGTATAATCTCCACTCTCCTATCACTTGAAGCAGGTCAAATTCCAGTTATATCAGTTGAAAATACTGTAGCAACCCTCCTTGTTGAATGTAGCTTGATTGGAAGCATCCTCTAAAGACCTTACAAATAAAagctgagcaaaaaaaaaatgtagctgtTTAAATCCAGGGATATATGGTGTGCTGTTACTTAATGAAGACCTTGGTATGTTTTGCTTTACTAAACGGGTTCTTACCTGACCAACTTACAGTATGTGACCTAGGTGTATGTAAATTGGGTCCTGGTGGATGTGAGTGTTTCATACTAAAAAGGGTTTTATACGAGTTTTTATCAGTGTTGCACTGGGATTATACGGTTGTGTTAGCTGTTTTACATGCTCACTTGCATACCTGTTTGCTGTCATTATTGCCTTCACTTTTGATTTCATAAACATGACGGGGCGATAAAAAGGTGCAGCAATACTTGTGGCCATATTTGGGTAAAAACTACTGACATGTATGGGATActggtttctgtgtttcatttgcatCACAGGTAACATCCTGGTGGTCCATTTTAAGTGGTTGGTTAATTTAattggttttctttcttcttattttttgtttaaactaTTGATACGATGTATTCATGTGGGTCTGGGGCAGATTGTTTCAAATTATGAATGTACTCAATTGATATCggggtaaaataaaataaagtggtggattggataaaaaaaaagactaatttGCTTTTTTCATACTTTCTATTAAATATAGTGTACTCTAACTTAAAGATGTGTTTCCtgtatttgtttgcatttttaagATAGTATAATCTACAGTACCTAAAGTAAGCCACACATAATACTGTTAATGTGCAATATATGGATGCTTTGGGTTGCAGCTGTAAGTTAATGTACCAGTTAATGTATGAGTATGATTCTTGATTTTCCCATAATGAAATCTATGCCACCAGGGACAAAGTCGTGTCAAACGTGTGTCTAGTTCACTTATAGGGACACTCAATTTTACACTTGAAGTCGGTTTATTTATCACAAGGAGACAACTCAGCTTGTGAGTTGGAGCTTTCCATTGTTTGAAACAATGGAAAGCTCTACTCAGACACTGCTGAGTAGAGAAATGTAGAATCCACTGTTTTTTGGAGGTAAGGCCATCCTATGGACTAAAAGTCATTTTACCTTACCCTGTACAGcttcaaattaaattttttttctgtttttttatgttaaaaattAGATTGTTAAATTACCCCTTTCAGTTAAATGCAACTGTATTTGTTACATTTGCTACTTTGTATTTAGCTACGTTGATATGTATTTTTGTCCAGAGTGCACACTAGCTGAACAATGGATCACTATTTTCTTGCATATTATTTTCAGTAAACTCAACCGTGGATATCAACTGCCCATGCACATAAATCtgaccattttatttttggagaTTGTAACAGGGAAAATATAACTGTATGAAAAATGCAAGAACTTGGCTGGAGAAATATTTCTAacaggcactttttttttttttaaacaaagcagtAAATCTTTTTGGTTAAATAGTACCAATTCAGCTTATTTTGACCAAAATTTTGTTTCCGAACTGTCATTAAATGTGACACCACTGGAGGAACTCCCGTGacaaatttttcttttaaccacCCTTGTATAATCTGTTAATAAATTCACTAGCTAAACACAATACATATTAGAAAACTACACTTGCTTTATTTTCATAATGCATGGCAAGAGTCATTAAATAATATGACAAATTTTTCTTGCAATTTaacgaaaacaaacaaaaacatttaaaaacccaTAAAATCTTATCTTTATGCTAAAATGCATAAAAACTTTCTGTTGCCACAAAACTGAACAGAGAATGGCACAACAGCCTCTAAGTAATTTACATGAAAACTTTTATCAGTCAAACTAAAAACTGCCTGGAAGTTTTTCATCCTCTTCTCAGATTCTATTTCCTCAAAATTAGTCAGAACAGGCCGTAACAAAGGAAGGGCCACAAAATTTGtagtttttatgtttaaagaATCAGTGAATGAGGAAATTCGGACAGTGAATGTGGAAATTAAAACACTAGTTCTGTGATGCAACAGATGTGTATGCTCCATATGTCTAGAtctcctctttcatccctcCACCTCAAGAAACACTATTCTCTTGGCCACCTCCTTCTCACCGTAtttctcctgcagctgctggcgGACAACAGGATCAGCGGACAGCAGAAGACCGTCATCATGGTGATTCCAAAATGGTCTGGAAATGGAGGAGGGATTCAAAAGCAGATCCAGCGCAGCAGAGAAGTCTCCGCTGGTCTTCAACAGGGCTTTGGTCACACTAACTAAGTCCTAAAAGACAAAGTCAGCAGAGG
This region of Toxotes jaculatrix isolate fToxJac2 chromosome 3, fToxJac2.pri, whole genome shotgun sequence genomic DNA includes:
- the iffo2b gene encoding intermediate filament family orphan 2 isoform X2 gives rise to the protein MNSLFFSDTPPGPVCNVPSGSGAVTSALRNDLGSNIHVLKTLNLRFRCFLAKVHELERRNKLLESQLQQALQRPQYRHLYAREVAVQTDGPESRLPGTIWSFTHVRRQGERFETLHGPGVTWTHPDGVGVQIDTITPELRALYNVLAKVKRERDEYKKRWEEELSKREQLESTVESLQQSARESSEIQDELSEKVDRLKAELVVFKSLMSDQMSDLDSKIQEKARRVDMDICRRIDITAKLCDVAQQRNSEDMSKMFNVSPARSLPEKGAMACCRRKERKTMSDEENSEMDAEPSPSEEEVPGSLNITDEMKRMLNQLRETFDIDDDCDSLTWEENEETLLLWEDFTNYNVPCAITATTCTSTGPCDGNGDVADPDSQDGSLGSLIDETESLFKTREQEYQETIGQIEMELATAKSDMNRHLHEYMEMCSMKRGLDVQMETCRRMIKGGRNSPSFSSVASSDSGNTDEIQDEISDKDAEAEVSVS
- the iffo2b gene encoding intermediate filament family orphan 2 isoform X1; this encodes MNSLFFSDTPPGPVCNVPSGSGAVTSALRNDLGSNIHVLKTLNLRFRCFLAKVHELERRNKLLESQLQQALQRPQYRHLYAREVAVQTDGPESRLPGTIWSFTHVRRQGERFETLHGPGVTWTHPDGVGVQIDTITPELRALYNVLAKVKRERDEYKKRWEEELSKREQLESTVESLQQSARESSEIQDELSEKVDRLKAELVVFKSLMSDQMSDLDSKIQEKARRVDMDICRRIDITAKLCDVAQQRNSEDMSKMFNVSPARSLPEKGAMACCRRKERKTMSDEENSEMDAEPSPSEEEVPGSLNITDEMKRMLNQLHCSDNSFVARRETFDIDDDCDSLTWEENEETLLLWEDFTNYNVPCAITATTCTSTGPCDGNGDVADPDSQDGSLGSLIDETESLFKTREQEYQETIGQIEMELATAKSDMNRHLHEYMEMCSMKRGLDVQMETCRRMIKGGRNSPSFSSVASSDSGNTDEIQDEISDKDAEAEVSVS